Genomic window (Prosthecobacter fusiformis):
TGCCATCACCACTTTGCCGGTGCGCACGGTTTCCACGATCTCGAACTTGCTCAGCAGGCGCACCGCCGCATCCAGCTTGTCTGTGTTGCCACTGATCATGGCGATCAGGCTGTCCTCCTGGAGGTCCACCGTCTTACCGTTGTAATGCTCCACGATTTGCAGGATTTCCGTGCGCTGCTCTGGACCGGCGGCGACCTTGATCAGCACCAGTTCCTTGGCCACCGCATCGCGGTCGTTGTGCTCGATGCCGTGGATCACGTCGATGAGCTTGTTCACCTGCATGATGATCTGGTGCAGACCTTCAGGATGGCCGCTGATGCCGATGGTCATCCGGCTGAAGCGTGGATCACGCGTCTGGGATACCACTAGGGATTCGATGTTAAAGCCACGGCGGCTGAACACGGCGCAAATGCGGCCGAGCACGCCAGGCTGGTTGTTCACCAGCACGCTCAGCGTGTGGATGTTGACGATGTCTGCCTGGGGTGAAGGCTTCTTGTCAGTGGTGGCAGGGATGCGGTCGCTCATGGTATCGTTGATTTGAAAATAAGGTTTGGAAAAAGAAAGGTTAGGAAAGGGAGGCTCGGAATTTTTTCAGTCGCTGTCGGGCCATTTGGGTATAGGCGGCATTGCATTCGATGCCCATCCATTGCCGCCCTTGACCTTCCGCTGCGATGGCCGTCGTGCCGCTGCCCAGAAAGGGGTCCAGGACTAGGTCATTTTCATCGCTCGCACAGGCCACCAGCTTGGTGATGAGTGCCAGCGGCTTCTGGCTGGGATGTCCGCACTTTTCCTTGGTCAGTCCTTTCAGACTGGGCACTCGCAGAATGTTTGTGGCGAACTTTCCTTTCTCCAAATGTGACTTGCGGGCTTCCAGGTCTTTGTAACGAGGATCTCTCAGATAGGCCGTGATGGTCTGCGCATCATACGGCAGGCGCACCGCGTCTTTGTTAAACTTCACGTCCTCACTTTTGCGCAATACCAGGATCATCTCGTACTGCGGGGTAAAGCTGTCCCGGCGTTCATTGTAGCCCACCGCACGGTCCCAGATGATGAGATCGTGAAATGCATGCTGATGACAGAGCCGGGACATGAGGTGGATAAAAGTATGCTCGCGTTTACCTAGCTGGCCGAAGATGAAGCAGAGGCCGTCCTCTTTGAGCACACGCAGGCATTCCCCCACCCACACCTCGCACCAGGCGAGGTAAGCTTCGGGCGTCTTCCATTGCGTGTCCCAGGCTTCATCTTCGAGGACGTTATAATAAGGCGGATCAGCGATCACTGTCTGGAACGTGGCATCGGGGAGCTTTTTCAGCGCCTTGACCACATCACCCTTGATGACAGTGTTGACTTTCATAGGGAGGGAAAGGTGTGCGGATGAATTTCTTCATCCGACACCTGTTCACGAAGGGCTCAATTACGTGGAACCGGTTGGCTTCTCCATCTTATGCTTCGGTGCTTCGATGATCATGTCTTCCAGGGCAGCGCCAGCAGGAATCATCGGGAACACGTTTTCATACTTGATGCACTCAGCTTCAATGATGCACGGGCCTTCATTGTAATCCAGAGCCTGTTGGAGGATGCGCTCCACGTCAGCCGGACGGCGTATGTGGAAGCCCTTGATGCCATAGGCTTCACCCAGTTTCACGAAGTCAGGGTTACCCACCAGATCCACCCCGCTCTCACGGTTTTCGAAGAACAGTTCCTGCCACTGGCGCACCATGCCCAGGTAGCTGTTGTTCAGGATCAGGATCTTGATCGGCAGCTTGTGGATCGCGGCTGTCGCCAGTTCAAATAAGGTCATCTGGAAACCACCGTCGCCGGAGATGGACACCACCAGCTTGTCAGGGCAGGCCAGCTGCGCACCGATGGCCGCCGGGAAACCAAAGCCCATCGTGCCAGCACCGCCGGAGCTGATCCAGTGGTAGCTTTCGTCGTTCTTATAGAACTGCGCGGCCCACATCTGATGCTGGCCCACGTCCGTCGTCACGATTGCCTTGCCCTGGGTCAGGGTATAGAGTTCGTCGATCACCTGCTGCATGCGCAGGCCACCCTGCTTCTTATAGCTGAGAGGGAACTTTTTCTTGTAGCCGTCCACATGCTCCACCCACTCTTCAGTCGGCAGCTTTTGCACCAGCGGCAGCAGTTTGGACAGAGCAGCTTTCGCATCGCCTTTGATG
Coding sequences:
- the ilvN gene encoding acetolactate synthase small subunit, whose translation is MSDRIPATTDKKPSPQADIVNIHTLSVLVNNQPGVLGRICAVFSRRGFNIESLVVSQTRDPRFSRMTIGISGHPEGLHQIIMQVNKLIDVIHGIEHNDRDAVAKELVLIKVAAGPEQRTEILQIVEHYNGKTVDLQEDSLIAMISGNTDKLDAAVRLLSKFEIVETVRTGKVVMARGLETT
- a CDS encoding DNA-methyltransferase; translation: MKVNTVIKGDVVKALKKLPDATFQTVIADPPYYNVLEDEAWDTQWKTPEAYLAWCEVWVGECLRVLKEDGLCFIFGQLGKREHTFIHLMSRLCHQHAFHDLIIWDRAVGYNERRDSFTPQYEMILVLRKSEDVKFNKDAVRLPYDAQTITAYLRDPRYKDLEARKSHLEKGKFATNILRVPSLKGLTKEKCGHPSQKPLALITKLVACASDENDLVLDPFLGSGTTAIAAEGQGRQWMGIECNAAYTQMARQRLKKFRASLS